From the Leptospira sp. WS60.C2 genome, one window contains:
- a CDS encoding WG repeat-containing protein → MYLRYFCISLLLMASSLFSQSKGITSFEENGLYGFKDKKGKVVIKPQYEQAMEFAKSGVAFVVSKNKWVCINSKNQILLESFLYDNGPDYIVESLARFVENGKMGFHDERCQKVIEAQYDFVYPFENGYAIVCNGCELKPEGEHKRILGGKYGVINRKGKLLLPIEYEAIGSIDAKKKTAEVKQDGKSVAVKWK, encoded by the coding sequence ATGTACCTAAGATATTTTTGCATTTCGTTATTATTGATGGCCAGTTCTTTGTTTTCTCAATCGAAAGGGATCACTTCTTTTGAAGAAAACGGACTGTACGGTTTTAAAGACAAAAAGGGGAAAGTCGTTATCAAACCCCAATACGAACAAGCGATGGAATTTGCCAAATCAGGTGTCGCCTTTGTGGTTTCAAAAAACAAGTGGGTCTGTATCAATTCCAAGAACCAAATTTTATTAGAAAGTTTTTTATATGACAATGGGCCTGACTATATCGTGGAATCTCTTGCTAGGTTTGTTGAAAATGGAAAAATGGGGTTTCATGATGAACGTTGCCAAAAAGTCATCGAAGCTCAGTATGATTTTGTTTATCCTTTCGAAAATGGATATGCGATCGTTTGTAACGGATGTGAGTTGAAGCCTGAAGGGGAACACAAACGAATCTTAGGTGGTAAATACGGGGTCATCAATCGAAAAGGAAAATTACTCCTTCCTATTGAGTATGAGGCAATTGGATCGATTGATGCGAAAAAAAAGACCGCTGAGGTGAAGCAGGATGGGAAATCGGTGGCGGTGAAGTGGAAGTAA
- a CDS encoding M15 family metallopeptidase, which yields MKCRWTSVCVGILSFFAFITTSLVAEPKPTTLVVFGEKEYRSSLRKDPNRELVTLETIPGILLNIKYATTDNFTGQKIYKEAKAFARKPVAEALEKAQLEFLKNGYSIQIYDAYRPYQATVTFYEIIKDTRYVASPKTGSRHNKGCAIDLTLVDTKTNQELKMPTKYDSFERAAWADAPVSDPIIKKNRDTLIHGLSQFGFRVNKTEWWHFDFLECNGFEVLDIPFEGLEN from the coding sequence ATGAAATGTAGATGGACATCTGTTTGTGTGGGAATATTATCATTTTTTGCTTTCATCACTACCTCGTTAGTGGCAGAACCAAAACCAACAACACTAGTTGTATTTGGAGAAAAGGAATACAGATCCTCATTACGTAAGGATCCCAATCGAGAGTTGGTTACTTTAGAAACCATTCCTGGGATTCTATTGAATATCAAATATGCAACCACTGATAATTTCACTGGACAAAAGATTTATAAAGAAGCCAAAGCCTTTGCCAGAAAACCTGTGGCTGAAGCCTTAGAGAAAGCCCAATTGGAATTTTTAAAAAATGGGTATTCTATCCAAATTTATGATGCCTATAGACCTTACCAGGCAACCGTCACTTTTTATGAAATCATAAAAGATACCAGATATGTTGCCTCCCCTAAAACTGGATCAAGACATAACAAAGGTTGTGCGATTGATCTTACTTTAGTGGATACAAAAACAAATCAAGAACTCAAAATGCCAACAAAATATGATTCCTTTGAAAGGGCTGCTTGGGCAGATGCACCTGTTTCTGATCCAATCATCAAAAAAAATCGAGATACCCTCATCCATGGATTATCTCAGTTTGGATTTCGTGTGAACAAAACCGAGTGGTGGCATTTTGATTTTTTGGAATGTAATGGATTTGAAGTGTTGGACATACCCTTTGAAGGATTAGAAAATTAG
- a CDS encoding VanW family protein, with translation MGFKFRRQTMDQYPKKVYRGELRLFLGKIYFQWKRYLQWLCERRHFATKILDSKTIDLEFPISVFKDHSPIYRKLKDVPMFLQENKKVNLSIALQKLNGMILEPGQVFSFWYLVGKPTKRKGYLPGMQLKNGGFVARTGGGLCQLANLLYWMSLHTPLTVKERWRHSFDIFPDSNRTLPFGSGATLSYNYIDLQIQNTTKQRFVLKLWIEKDELYGEWNTDLEIPFAYSVYESYHAFHAEPWGGYTRRNTIRRKVTSKELNELIEDQLVTENIAWMMYEPLIATKESKDSNSG, from the coding sequence ATGGGATTTAAATTTCGCAGACAAACGATGGATCAGTATCCAAAAAAAGTATACCGAGGGGAACTTCGACTTTTTCTAGGAAAAATCTATTTTCAGTGGAAACGATACTTGCAATGGTTATGCGAAAGAAGACATTTTGCGACTAAAATATTAGATTCCAAAACGATCGATTTGGAGTTTCCAATTTCGGTATTCAAAGACCATTCCCCAATCTACCGAAAACTTAAAGATGTACCGATGTTCTTGCAGGAGAATAAAAAAGTAAATCTTTCGATTGCCTTACAAAAGTTAAATGGAATGATTTTAGAACCTGGCCAGGTGTTTTCGTTTTGGTATTTGGTAGGCAAACCTACAAAACGAAAAGGGTATTTGCCTGGGATGCAATTAAAGAATGGAGGATTTGTTGCAAGGACTGGGGGTGGACTTTGTCAATTGGCAAATTTGCTCTATTGGATGAGTTTACATACACCTCTCACTGTAAAGGAAAGATGGCGTCATAGTTTTGATATTTTTCCCGATTCCAATCGAACGTTGCCTTTTGGATCGGGTGCGACTTTGTCATACAATTACATTGATTTGCAAATTCAAAATACAACGAAACAAAGATTTGTTTTGAAATTATGGATCGAAAAAGATGAGTTATACGGTGAATGGAATACCGACTTAGAAATTCCTTTTGCTTATAGTGTTTATGAATCCTATCACGCGTTCCATGCAGAGCCTTGGGGTGGTTATACAAGACGAAATACCATTCGTAGGAAGGTGACCTCAAAGGAGTTAAACGAATTGATCGAGGACCAATTGGTGACAGAAAACATCGCTTGGATGATGTACGAACCTCTTATAGCCACTAAAGAATCCAAAGACTCAAATTCTGGCTGA
- a CDS encoding discoidin domain-containing protein, producing MKKPIFTLLCLFVLLSNQSPIETSIVIERIQAASSVDGTNPINVFIPGKYWKPETSLDGITIFFSNGSKWNQAGKTDGRAYFNEISIECQEKKGYVAFYKDGSYATNFDCGNETPLKIKSNGVHVIYLLPDGANGIKTVSFFKNGKKLDVLYPEPILGQVTASSTLPNYPAYGLFDGSIDFAWVEGVKTDGVGESIQVTLETSIDLAGIEIFNGYQRLDALFHKNGSVTEILVSNGTESFTIPVADKQGGQRIFFPKTLTGKNFSFTIQKVRPGKTWKDTVIAEIIFLGEKGKRYSVIDQNAKEFRDSILAKSKNTILSSVVNKAYFADIPEGRMDYVFRSNGSFVIWKDDLKEKRVLDGNWVFLEASPSEAKIKIFGRDHKVVTQSLDSNSPYSEKTEESSTLIFSDTLTVKKAGSGIQMIGKKVQITN from the coding sequence TTGAAAAAACCAATCTTTACTCTTTTGTGTCTCTTTGTCCTTCTATCCAATCAAAGTCCTATAGAAACTTCGATAGTCATCGAGAGAATCCAGGCGGCATCTTCTGTCGATGGAACAAATCCAATCAATGTCTTCATTCCTGGTAAATATTGGAAACCAGAGACCAGTTTGGATGGGATTACGATCTTTTTTTCAAATGGTAGTAAATGGAACCAAGCTGGAAAAACGGATGGTCGCGCTTATTTTAATGAAATCTCCATCGAATGCCAGGAGAAAAAAGGTTACGTTGCTTTTTACAAAGATGGAAGTTATGCAACTAACTTTGATTGTGGAAACGAAACACCTTTAAAAATCAAATCAAACGGAGTCCATGTCATCTATTTATTACCAGATGGTGCAAATGGAATCAAAACTGTTTCCTTTTTTAAAAATGGAAAAAAATTGGATGTCCTATATCCCGAACCAATTTTGGGCCAAGTCACCGCAAGTAGCACACTTCCCAATTATCCCGCTTACGGTTTGTTTGATGGAAGTATTGATTTTGCTTGGGTAGAAGGTGTTAAAACAGATGGGGTTGGCGAGTCGATTCAGGTAACATTGGAAACCTCAATTGATTTAGCAGGAATTGAAATTTTTAATGGCTATCAAAGATTGGATGCACTGTTTCATAAGAATGGTTCCGTCACAGAAATTTTAGTTTCTAATGGTACGGAATCCTTTACGATTCCAGTTGCTGACAAACAAGGTGGTCAAAGGATTTTTTTTCCTAAAACACTCACTGGCAAAAACTTTAGTTTTACAATCCAAAAGGTTAGGCCTGGCAAAACTTGGAAGGATACTGTGATTGCTGAGATCATTTTCCTCGGTGAAAAAGGAAAACGATATTCAGTGATAGATCAGAACGCTAAAGAATTCAGAGATTCCATCTTGGCAAAATCAAAAAATACAATTCTTTCTTCTGTTGTGAACAAAGCATATTTTGCAGATATACCAGAAGGTAGAATGGATTATGTATTCCGTTCTAATGGCTCTTTTGTGATTTGGAAAGATGATTTAAAAGAAAAGCGTGTGTTAGATGGAAATTGGGTATTTTTGGAAGCCTCACCGTCAGAAGCAAAAATCAAAATTTTTGGAAGGGACCATAAGGTTGTAACACAGAGTTTAGATTCTAATAGCCCTTATTCAGAGAAAACAGAAGAATCCTCTACCTTAATTTTTAGTGATACTCTTACTGTGAAAAAAGCGGGGAGTGGTATCCAAATGATTGGAAAAAAAGTCCAAATTACAAACTAA
- the trxA gene encoding thioredoxin, whose protein sequence is MSETYPKSFETLLQTHDKPILVDFWAPWCGPCQMVAPELEKLAKDWKGKVSIVKVNTDEKQEIAGKYGISGIPTFILFKNGKEVHRISGAMRSEEFKKVFGAFL, encoded by the coding sequence ATGTCTGAAACATATCCAAAGAGTTTTGAAACATTACTCCAAACGCATGATAAACCAATCCTTGTGGATTTCTGGGCTCCCTGGTGTGGACCTTGCCAAATGGTGGCCCCAGAACTAGAAAAGTTGGCAAAAGACTGGAAAGGAAAAGTATCGATTGTTAAGGTAAACACCGACGAGAAGCAAGAGATTGCTGGCAAATACGGAATTTCTGGAATTCCTACCTTTATCTTATTTAAAAATGGGAAGGAAGTCCATCGTATTTCTGGTGCTATGCGAAGCGAAGAGTTCAAGAAAGTATTTGGCGCTTTCCTATAG
- a CDS encoding Crp/Fnr family transcriptional regulator, translating into MTDHQSFLSKIQTSGQKVTVRKKGTFIKQNQISDTIGYVKQGAFKLVFQNGKKEWIKSFLFEGSIIGSIPSILQKKPSTYSIIAIEPAEVFILKAKQLVSLFETEALYNSYMIQFLMNLYFKKEKRVSDFLLLDANNRYMEMIKEYKQNLARISQIDQAAYLGITNVALSRIKKNSFLNTPKSHSNITH; encoded by the coding sequence ATGACTGATCACCAATCTTTCCTTTCTAAAATCCAAACTTCGGGACAAAAAGTGACGGTTCGAAAAAAAGGAACCTTCATCAAACAGAATCAAATTTCGGATACCATTGGTTATGTGAAACAAGGTGCCTTCAAACTCGTTTTTCAAAACGGAAAAAAAGAATGGATTAAATCCTTTTTGTTTGAAGGTTCAATTATTGGAAGTATCCCAAGTATCTTACAGAAAAAGCCTAGCACCTATTCCATTATTGCCATCGAACCAGCTGAGGTCTTTATTTTAAAAGCAAAACAATTGGTCAGCCTTTTTGAAACTGAAGCACTTTATAACTCCTATATGATTCAATTTCTTATGAACTTGTATTTTAAAAAAGAAAAACGTGTATCCGACTTTTTATTACTAGATGCTAATAATCGTTATATGGAAATGATAAAAGAATACAAGCAAAACCTAGCTAGAATCTCCCAAATAGACCAAGCGGCCTATTTAGGAATTACAAATGTTGCCTTAAGTCGTATTAAAAAGAATTCATTTTTAAATACTCCAAAATCGCATTCGAATATAACTCACTAA
- a CDS encoding type 1 glutamine amidotransferase domain-containing protein: MDSKFIPNQSKSQFISKKANLDKFLFQFNMKRTFALVLLIPILSVTNVLFAKERKQQKILVVMSAADTIILDGNKNHPTGVFLGELYEPILKLKKQGFDFVFATPSGKKATIDPESLKEKYWESSEVKKDALQFLSDLPSYHNPIPLEQAIKEHQNYVSVLIPGGQGLMSDLLYDGNIPKILKLFHQNQKPIGLVCHAPALLTTLYQNPNEGEFIFKGYKVNSVTKIEEWFIETIVMKGTPKVRKISTLLEQLGMEYHSSFLPGRSYAIRDRNLITSQNPFSGTEFSELYSNAILEYLKMNSF; encoded by the coding sequence ATGGATAGTAAATTTATACCAAATCAATCTAAAAGCCAATTCATTTCAAAAAAAGCAAATCTAGACAAATTTCTGTTTCAATTCAATATGAAACGTACCTTTGCGCTAGTGCTGTTGATCCCCATCTTGAGTGTAACGAATGTTCTTTTTGCAAAAGAAAGGAAACAACAGAAGATACTTGTGGTCATGAGTGCAGCCGACACAATTATTCTAGATGGAAACAAAAACCATCCAACGGGAGTTTTTCTTGGCGAACTTTACGAGCCAATTTTAAAACTAAAGAAACAAGGATTTGATTTTGTTTTTGCAACACCCAGTGGGAAAAAAGCGACCATTGATCCAGAAAGTTTGAAAGAAAAATATTGGGAATCAAGTGAGGTAAAAAAAGACGCACTTCAATTTCTGTCAGATTTGCCTTCTTACCATAATCCAATCCCATTGGAGCAAGCAATTAAGGAACACCAAAACTATGTTAGTGTTTTGATTCCTGGAGGGCAAGGTTTAATGTCCGATTTATTATATGATGGTAACATTCCTAAAATTCTAAAACTCTTTCACCAAAATCAAAAACCAATTGGACTTGTTTGTCATGCACCTGCACTTCTGACGACTTTATATCAAAATCCAAACGAAGGTGAATTTATCTTTAAAGGATACAAAGTGAATTCCGTTACAAAAATAGAAGAATGGTTCATTGAGACAATTGTTATGAAAGGGACTCCTAAGGTGAGAAAAATTTCCACTTTGTTGGAACAGTTGGGTATGGAATATCACTCTTCCTTTTTACCTGGAAGGAGTTATGCTATAAGAGATCGCAATTTAATTACATCACAAAATCCATTTTCTGGAACCGAATTTAGTGAGTTATATTCGAATGCGATTTTGGAGTATTTAAAAATGAATTCTTTTTAA
- a CDS encoding gamma-glutamyltransferase family protein yields the protein MKHKIKSITILLSVFLFFQCLGNRRPLVPGYQDPQGNLRDISVGKKYMVATGNPIATKAAIQVLENGGNAFDASVATLLVLNVTNGEAASFPSVAPTLIYEKKSGQVKSYIGAGTAPKKATITWFKDKGYDVMPKNSILSQLLPASPDVIIRLLQDHGTKSFSELVEPAIQTAEEGFPANRILVKNLDLPLYKRLGFTILMPYNSEVYLEKKWWYSIREGELTKRKDLANTWKQMANEEKAALKKGSSRKQALESVRNYFYKGPVSDAIVKLHEETGGLITKEDLADYSGGWEKPVSGEYGEYQILSNQTWTQGPVVPMVLQLLDGVDLKSMGHNSPEYIHTVAQAIELVVADRETYFGDPKFVDVPLDGLLSKKYAQLRRTLLQKEAFGKTPPNGNPWEFSNRKAKSQLTPTNQIQNDTISEIKYGKDTTYLSIVDSDGNAVSLTPSDFPQSPMVPGTGITLGIRMTQFRLDLTHPSALAPGKRPRITPNPGMVLKKGKLWMSFGTPGGDVQSQAMIQFFLNMVVFGMDPQKAVEAPRFRSVNWPDSFSPHTYRPGGIELEESLYKSASDSLQAKGYKVYQKGHLDNDFGAVCAVINDVKLNRLLGVADPREISWAQGK from the coding sequence ATGAAACACAAAATCAAATCCATCACCATTTTACTTTCCGTATTCCTATTCTTTCAATGTTTGGGAAACCGAAGACCTCTTGTTCCAGGATACCAAGATCCTCAAGGGAATTTACGGGATATTAGTGTTGGAAAAAAATACATGGTTGCAACTGGAAATCCTATCGCGACTAAAGCAGCAATCCAAGTTTTGGAAAATGGGGGGAATGCATTTGATGCCAGCGTTGCCACATTGTTAGTGTTAAATGTAACAAACGGAGAAGCGGCCAGTTTTCCATCTGTTGCGCCAACATTGATTTATGAAAAAAAGTCTGGACAGGTGAAAAGTTACATTGGAGCAGGGACCGCTCCCAAAAAAGCAACCATCACCTGGTTTAAAGATAAAGGTTATGATGTGATGCCAAAAAATTCTATTTTGTCACAGTTGTTGCCTGCTTCTCCTGATGTCATTATACGGTTGTTACAAGATCATGGAACTAAATCATTTTCAGAATTAGTGGAACCTGCGATTCAAACCGCAGAAGAGGGGTTCCCTGCCAATCGTATCCTTGTAAAAAATTTGGATTTACCTTTGTATAAGCGATTGGGGTTCACAATTCTTATGCCTTATAATTCGGAAGTGTATTTAGAAAAAAAATGGTGGTATTCGATTCGAGAAGGTGAGCTTACCAAACGGAAGGATTTGGCAAATACCTGGAAACAGATGGCCAATGAAGAAAAAGCCGCATTAAAAAAGGGTTCATCCAGAAAACAAGCGTTAGAGTCAGTCCGAAATTATTTTTATAAAGGACCTGTATCCGATGCCATAGTGAAACTTCATGAAGAGACAGGTGGTCTGATAACAAAAGAAGATTTGGCTGACTATTCGGGGGGTTGGGAAAAACCAGTTTCAGGTGAATATGGCGAATACCAGATTTTATCCAATCAAACTTGGACCCAAGGTCCGGTTGTGCCTATGGTTTTGCAGTTGTTAGATGGAGTCGATTTGAAATCTATGGGACACAATTCACCTGAATACATTCACACAGTGGCACAGGCGATTGAATTAGTGGTCGCGGATAGAGAAACATATTTTGGAGATCCTAAATTTGTAGATGTTCCCTTGGATGGTTTGTTGTCAAAAAAGTATGCGCAACTCAGGAGAACCTTGCTTCAGAAGGAAGCATTTGGGAAAACACCACCGAATGGTAACCCTTGGGAGTTTTCCAATCGAAAAGCTAAATCTCAACTAACACCGACAAACCAAATCCAGAATGATACCATAAGTGAAATCAAATATGGAAAGGATACTACTTACTTGAGCATTGTCGATTCAGATGGGAATGCCGTCTCTCTCACACCAAGCGACTTTCCTCAATCTCCCATGGTTCCTGGTACAGGAATTACTCTCGGAATTCGTATGACTCAATTTCGATTGGATCTAACGCACCCTTCCGCCCTAGCTCCAGGAAAACGGCCTCGCATCACACCTAACCCAGGTATGGTGTTAAAAAAAGGAAAATTATGGATGAGTTTTGGAACACCAGGCGGGGATGTACAAAGCCAAGCTATGATTCAGTTTTTTTTAAACATGGTAGTGTTTGGAATGGATCCACAAAAAGCAGTAGAAGCTCCTAGGTTTCGCTCGGTGAACTGGCCAGATAGTTTTTCTCCGCATACCTACCGTCCTGGTGGGATTGAGTTAGAAGAATCGCTCTATAAGAGTGCATCAGATTCTTTGCAAGCTAAAGGATATAAAGTGTATCAAAAAGGACATTTGGATAATGATTTTGGTGCTGTTTGCGCTGTAATCAATGATGTGAAACTGAATCGTTTGTTAGGTGTTGCTGATCCAAGGGAAATTTCTTGGGCACAAGGGAAATGA
- a CDS encoding DUF4269 domain-containing protein codes for MHSPESNPFLHPDYLRLGTPKQQELWEDLEKWKILKNLTGFKPTLAGTIPLGIDTESSDVDILAKYNLPSHFQKICYAKFRNLPNYTFSEKTISLHVTLICRFSTKKFQYEIFAQSVEPTEQYAWIHMMVENRFLNFAVPSFREEIRNLKKNGIKTEHAFCQLLDLKGDPFKALLLWNQKSDEEFKELLKKRGY; via the coding sequence ATGCACTCGCCAGAATCCAATCCGTTTTTACATCCTGACTACTTGCGACTGGGAACTCCCAAACAACAAGAGTTGTGGGAAGATTTAGAAAAATGGAAAATTCTAAAAAACCTTACTGGCTTCAAACCCACACTGGCTGGCACGATCCCTCTTGGCATTGATACCGAATCGAGTGATGTGGATATCTTGGCAAAGTACAATCTTCCGTCTCATTTTCAAAAAATTTGTTACGCTAAATTTCGTAACCTTCCTAATTATACGTTTTCGGAAAAAACGATTTCCCTGCACGTTACATTGATTTGTCGGTTTTCCACAAAAAAGTTTCAATATGAAATCTTTGCACAATCAGTTGAGCCGACAGAACAGTATGCTTGGATTCATATGATGGTGGAGAATCGTTTTTTAAATTTCGCAGTCCCTTCCTTTCGTGAAGAAATTCGAAACCTCAAAAAAAATGGCATCAAGACAGAACATGCGTTTTGCCAACTACTTGATTTGAAAGGTGATCCATTTAAGGCACTTCTTTTGTGGAATCAAAAATCGGATGAGGAATTCAAAGAGTTACTGAAGAAAAGAGGGTATTAA
- a CDS encoding alpha-ketoglutarate-dependent dioxygenase AlkB, translated as MNLFHQMSQSNLLPFDGTLIYIPNFLDSHESQRYFNIFQDKIEWKQDEAILYGKHIITKRCVAWYAETGFSYRYSGTIKTALPWSEELLQLKREVENEAEESFNSCLLNLYHDGSEGMAWHSDDETSLKPYSTIASVSLGAERIFRFKHKKKNSMVELYLEAGSLLLMKGEIQTHWLHSLPKALKVKHPRINLTFRQFGTV; from the coding sequence ATGAATTTATTCCACCAAATGTCCCAATCGAATCTACTGCCATTTGACGGAACACTCATATACATTCCTAATTTCTTAGACAGTCACGAGAGCCAAAGGTATTTTAATATCTTTCAAGACAAGATCGAATGGAAACAAGATGAAGCTATCTTATATGGAAAACACATCATCACAAAACGGTGTGTAGCTTGGTATGCTGAAACAGGATTTTCGTATCGTTATTCAGGAACCATAAAAACTGCCTTACCTTGGTCAGAAGAACTCTTACAATTAAAAAGGGAAGTGGAGAACGAAGCAGAAGAATCTTTCAATTCTTGTCTTTTAAACTTGTACCATGATGGATCGGAGGGAATGGCTTGGCATAGTGATGATGAAACATCCCTCAAACCATATTCCACCATAGCTTCTGTTAGTTTGGGTGCAGAAAGGATTTTCCGGTTCAAACACAAAAAAAAGAATTCGATGGTGGAACTGTATTTAGAAGCGGGAAGTTTACTTCTGATGAAGGGTGAAATTCAAACTCATTGGCTTCATTCATTACCGAAAGCGTTAAAAGTAAAACATCCAAGAATCAATTTAACCTTTCGCCAATTCGGAACTGTTTAA
- a CDS encoding suppressor of fused domain protein, producing MNPITPKVLYQEANPYGSFTAFLEDDGRTIYLYLQSHNNPEWQMKTLWVRNLIDAPDERSEEDFDLGLAPVLTKSEVTDPKAQSTLTEEQIHFIWSEEGDAVALFVDEELQAYLPSWSGIKGIHGYSKFAKEEAPTASPLGDPDNGVIAERVKDNRKFWESVAAKDHWKKVQSLRLEFLESKLGKHQTYWSADGGKYPSLGIASFLPKEFPGIKIFSTIGMSVQNQPSIELYHKEYENFSRIELVFAIQLLKDTPDKSETWIQHVLGEMVKFPWNTGIWFGHSHTIQNPRKDPDQLYLDFNWFVLRNITDELDQGSTEVLPKLNGLFTENGKRANFLFLTPISTEERICFMREGSQKFWETWKKEGYSFFHDSERRMLEF from the coding sequence ATGAATCCCATCACCCCCAAAGTTTTATACCAAGAAGCAAATCCTTACGGTTCTTTTACAGCTTTCCTAGAAGATGATGGAAGAACCATTTACTTATACTTACAATCGCATAACAATCCAGAGTGGCAAATGAAAACACTTTGGGTTCGGAACTTAATCGATGCACCAGATGAAAGAAGTGAAGAAGATTTTGATTTGGGTCTTGCGCCTGTTCTCACCAAATCAGAAGTCACGGATCCAAAAGCACAATCCACACTGACGGAAGAACAAATTCATTTTATTTGGTCAGAAGAAGGAGATGCCGTCGCCTTATTCGTGGACGAAGAATTACAAGCATACCTTCCCTCTTGGTCTGGAATCAAAGGCATACATGGGTATTCTAAATTTGCAAAAGAAGAAGCACCTACCGCTTCTCCACTCGGAGATCCAGACAATGGTGTGATAGCAGAACGAGTGAAGGACAATCGCAAATTTTGGGAATCAGTTGCAGCAAAAGATCATTGGAAAAAAGTACAATCGCTTAGATTAGAATTTTTAGAATCTAAACTTGGCAAACACCAAACCTATTGGTCGGCTGATGGTGGTAAGTATCCCTCTCTTGGCATTGCTTCGTTTCTGCCAAAAGAGTTCCCTGGCATTAAAATTTTCTCAACCATTGGGATGAGCGTCCAAAACCAACCAAGCATAGAACTCTATCATAAAGAATATGAAAACTTTTCTCGCATTGAGCTTGTGTTTGCGATCCAACTTTTGAAAGATACGCCAGACAAATCAGAAACATGGATCCAACATGTTTTAGGAGAGATGGTGAAGTTTCCTTGGAACACTGGTATTTGGTTTGGTCATTCGCATACCATTCAGAATCCAAGAAAAGACCCAGATCAATTGTATTTGGATTTCAATTGGTTTGTCTTACGAAATATCACAGACGAACTTGACCAAGGTTCTACAGAGGTCTTACCAAAATTGAATGGTCTTTTCACAGAAAATGGAAAACGAGCCAACTTTCTTTTTTTAACACCGATTTCAACGGAAGAGCGGATCTGTTTTATGAGAGAAGGATCTCAAAAGTTTTGGGAGACTTGGAAAAAAGAAGGATACAGTTTTTTTCATGATTCCGAACGAAGAATGTTAGAATTCTAG
- a CDS encoding medium chain dehydrogenase/reductase family protein, producing MLREAYRISKTGSIQNLQRKKELLPPPEGDEVTVEVKAIGLNFADVFSVYGLYSATPKGSFIPGLEFSGKIVKIGPNVKDFEVGDDVFGVTRFGAFTTHLNLSEKTIFALPKDWSMQDGAAFAVQALTAYYALIPLAQVKAGDHVLVHSAAGGVGIMAAHIIQKKNAIAIGLVGDSRKFSILKEVGYQNFLARSPQFKQEMQKILQGAPLKIVLECLGGRYFHDSYELLAPMGRLVTYGSANFTPSHSFRNWFSIAYSYLTRPKIDPLAMISDNKSVMGFNLIWLWNEIDELRKHFSDLMMLSLPKQTIGHEFTFDSMHDALRTMQSGQSIGKIVINVP from the coding sequence ATGTTACGAGAAGCCTACCGCATTAGCAAAACTGGATCAATCCAGAACTTACAAAGAAAAAAAGAACTGTTACCTCCGCCTGAAGGAGATGAAGTCACTGTGGAAGTAAAGGCAATCGGACTTAATTTTGCGGATGTATTCTCTGTTTATGGTTTGTACTCAGCAACTCCGAAGGGAAGTTTCATTCCTGGTCTAGAATTTTCAGGAAAAATCGTAAAAATAGGCCCAAATGTTAAGGATTTCGAAGTTGGTGATGATGTTTTTGGTGTCACACGCTTTGGTGCCTTTACAACGCATCTGAATCTTTCAGAAAAAACAATCTTTGCACTTCCTAAGGATTGGTCGATGCAAGATGGCGCGGCATTTGCTGTGCAAGCACTCACTGCATACTATGCTCTCATACCACTCGCACAAGTGAAAGCAGGGGATCATGTACTTGTACACAGTGCTGCTGGTGGTGTTGGCATCATGGCTGCCCATATCATTCAGAAAAAAAATGCAATTGCAATTGGACTTGTAGGTGATTCACGTAAGTTTTCGATCTTAAAGGAGGTTGGTTATCAAAATTTTTTAGCTCGATCACCTCAATTCAAACAAGAGATGCAAAAAATTCTACAAGGTGCACCGTTAAAAATCGTTTTAGAATGTTTAGGTGGTCGTTATTTTCATGACAGTTATGAACTTTTAGCGCCAATGGGAAGACTTGTTACGTATGGAAGTGCTAACTTCACACCTTCACATTCTTTCCGAAATTGGTTTTCGATCGCCTATTCATACCTCACAAGACCAAAAATTGATCCATTAGCAATGATTTCAGACAATAAATCGGTGATGGGATTCAATTTAATATGGTTGTGGAATGAAATTGATGAACTTCGAAAACATTTTTCGGATTTAATGATGTTATCGCTACCAAAACAAACGATTGGACATGAGTTTACGTTCGATTCAATGCATGATGCACTCCGTACAATGCAATCAGGTCAATCAATTGGTAAGATTGTTATCAATGTTCCGTAG